The following nucleotide sequence is from Microbacterium imperiale.
CTCCGTGACCGACGCGGCGGGCACCGAGCTGGCCGACGGCTCGCCGGTGCTCGACGGCACGACGGTGACGCAGGCTCTCACCGGTGACAGCCAGGGCCCGATCACCGTGCGCTGGCGCGTGGTCTCGAGCGATGGACACCCCGTGTCCGGGGAGTTCTCGTTCACCGCGGGCGACCCTGCCGCCGCTCCCACCGCGCCGTCGGAGACGACGAGTGCCGAGACCGCCGACGAGGGGCTCCCGCCGGTCTTCTGGATCGTCGTCGCGGTCGTCGTCGTCGCCGGCGTGGCGGCGCTGATCGTCGCCCTCGTCGCGGCTTCCCGCCGCCGCACCGAGGACTAGGCTGGAGGCATGCCTCACTACAACGTCGTCATCCTCGGCGCGGGCCCCGGCGGGTATGTCGCAGCTGTCCGCGCTGCGCAGCTCGGACAGTCCGTCGCGATCATCGAAGAGAAGTACTGGGGAGGCGTCTGCCTGAACGTCGGCTGCATCCCCTCGAAGGCCCTGCTGAAGAACGCCGACCTGGCGCACACCTTCAAGCACAAGGCCGACATGTTCGGCATCAGCGGCGACGTGCACTTCGACTTCGGCACCGCCTTCGACCGCAGCCGGAAGGTGGCCGAGACGCACGTCAAGGGCATCCACTTCCTGATGAAGAAGAACAAGGTCACCGAGTACGAGGGTCGCGGCTCGTTCATCGACGCCAAGTCGATCCAGGTGACCAAGGCCGACGGCTCGCAGGAGACGGTGACGTTCGACAACGTCATCATCGCGACCGGCTCGTTCGTCCGCCTCCTCCCCGGCGTGCAGCTGAGCGACAACGTCGTGACCTACGAGGAGCAGATCCTCACGCGCGACCTGCCGAACTCGATCGTCATCGTCGGCGCCGGCGCCATCGGCATGGAGTTCGCCTTCGTCATGTCGAACTACGGCGTCAAGGTCACGATCATCGAGTTCCTCGACCGCGCCCTCCCCAACGAGGACGTCGAGGTCTCGAAGGAGATCCAGCGCCAGTACAAGAAGTACGGCATCGACATCCTCACCTCGACCAAGGTCGAGCAGATCGAGGACTCGGGCGACAAGGTGACCGTCTCGTACTCGGCGAACGCCGACGGCGCGAAGGGCCAGATCGAGGCCGACAAGGTGCTCATGTCGATCGGCTTCGCACCCCGCGTCGAGGGCTTCGGCCTCGAGAACACCGGTGTGAAGCTGACCGAGCGCGGCGCCATCGACATCGACGACCACATGCGGACGAACGTCGAGGGCATCTACGCCATCGGTGACGTCACGGCCAAGCTGCAGCTCGCGCACGTCGCCGAGGCGCAGGGCGTCGTCGCCGCTGAGACCATCGGCGGCGCCGAGACCCAGACGCTCGGCGACTACCGCAACATGCCGCGCGCGACGTTCTGCTCGCCGCAGGTGGCGTCGTTCGGCCTCACCGAGCAGCAGGCGCGCGACGCCGGCTACGACGTCAAGGTCGCGAAGTTCCCGTTCTCGGCCAACGGCAAGGCGAACGGCCTGGGCGAGCCCGTCGGCTTCGTCAAGCTCATCGCCGACGCCGAGCACCTCGAGCTGCTTGGCGGTCACCTCATCGGCCCCGATGTGTCGGAGCTGCTGCCCGAGCTGACCCTGGCGCAGAAGTGGGACCTCACCGCCCTCGAGGCCGCCCGCAACGTGCACACCCACCCGACGCTGTCGGAGGGTCTGCAGGAGGCGTTCCACGGCCTCGCAGGTCACATGATCAACCTCTGACGCTCACGTCACGAAGACGAACGCACCGCTCGGCTCAGCCGGCGGTGCGTTCGTCTTCGTGGGCTCGGGGATGTTCCCGAAGGGCGTCCCGGTCAGAGACCGAGGGCGCGTGCGAGCTTGGACTCGGATGCCGCCGGGCGGCCTCCCGCCGACTGGACGAGCTCGTCGGCGGTCGCGAAGAGCTCGGCGATGTCGGTCGCGCGCGGAGGGGCGGCCGGACCGAGTTCGATCTCCCATTCGCGCCACGAGCTCGAGCGGCCCGTGCGCTCGTCCACGGCCGTCACCCGGTCGTCGACGAATTCGGCGATGAGCCCGCCGTCGGCGTCGCGCAGGGCGTATGCCGTCCGCGAGTTGCGGATGCGCGCGACGACCTCGAACGGCGGATCCGAGATCTCGGCGAGGGCCTCGAGCACCGGACCCGGCACCTCGAGGGCGTCGTCGGACCCGCCGTCGTCGAGGGGCCACTGCGTCTCGAGCTTGCCCTCGGGCGTCGAGCGCTTGATGTGCCACCCCTCGTCGGGACCGCCCGTGCGCCGCCGCAGCGCGGTCAGCGCCTCGGCGAGGCGGCCGTCGGGAGTGTCGAGGTAACGCGCGTCGAGTTCGCGCGGCTCGGGCTCACCGACCGTGGCCACGCCGGGAAGCGCGGCCCAGTCGGGAACCGGAGTGTCGGCGTCGACGTCGTACTTGCGCTCGACCTCGAGCGAGCTGCGGGGCTCAGTCGTCACTGGTCACGCGGTCGTCTCGTTCGTCGGTCGAGGGGTCGATGTCGCCCTCGGCCTCGACGAAGTGGAACTCCGACGACGTGGGGCCGTCGCCCTCGCCGGTGTTCTCGGCGGCTCCCGCGCGCTCGTAGACGACCTGCGTCTCGCTGTAGGGCAGGATGAGCCGGTCCGACGTCTCGTCGTCCAGCGGAAGGGTCTGCCCGTCGAGCGGGCCACCGTGCAGTCGTGCAATAGCCATGTTCTGACCTCCTGTTCCCGACCCTACCCGCGCCGCGCGAGCGGCCCGATACGCTTGCGCCATGGGTCCGAGAGCACTACGGAGCGGAGGATCGGCGTGAAGCCATTCGTCCTCTTGGCGACCCGCGCCGAGGATGTCCCGGCCGATGAGGAGTACGAGCTGTTCGTGCGTCACGCGGGGCTCGAACCCGCCTCGCTGCGACGCGTCCGCCTCGAAGCCGGCCCCATGCCGGCGATCGATCTCGACGAGATCTCCGGCATCTTCGTCGGGGGCGGACCGTTCAACGCCTCGGACCCGTGGGAACGCAAGACGGCGGTGCAGCGACGCGTCGAGGCGGAGTTCGCGGCGCTGCTCCAGCGCGTCGTCGCCGCTGACACCCCGTTCCTCGGAGCCTGCTACGGAATCGGCACCGTCGGAGCCTTCCTCGGCGCGAGCATCGACCGACGCTTCGGCGAACCGATCAGCGTGGTCGATGTCGAGCTGACGGCCGCGGGGCGCGCCGATCCCCTCCTGGAGGGGCTGCCGACGACCTTCCCCGCATTCGTCGGCCACAAGGAAGCGATCTCGGCCCTGCCGTCGCGGGCGACGCTCCTGGCCTCCTCCGCGGGGTGCCCCGTGCAGATGTTCCGCGTGGGCGCCAACGTCTATGCGACGCAGTTCCACCCCGAGCTCGACCTCGAGGGCATCACGACGCGCATCCACGCCTACGCCGACCACGGCTACTTCGCCCCCGACGAGCTCGACCTCACGCTGAGCGCCGTGCGGCGCGCAACCGTCACCCATACGGGATCGATCCTGCGCACGTTCGTCGAGCGCTACGCACGCTGACGCGTAGGCGCGGGTCAGCGTGCGGCGGGCGGGCGGCGCGTCAGGCCTTCGAGCCGGCGCGCTCCTCGGCCTCGAGTTCGCGAGCCTTCTCGAGCTCGCGGGCGGCCGCCGAGACGGCATCCTCTGCGCGCTGGACGCGGCGCTGCAGGAAGGTGCGGGCACCGAACCGAGCCCGCACGCGGTCTTCCTGTTCGCGCGCACCCGTGACGATGTAGGCCGTCGCGATGAGGATGACCTGCGACGACAGGTTCAGCCACAGCAGCAGCGCGATGAGCGAGGCGAACGACGCCAGCAGCGGATTGGATGTCGCTCCGCCGACGAACAGGCCCGACAGCTGCTGCAGCACCGTCAGCCCCGCGCCGCCGAGAAGAGCGCCGCTCCACAGCGCGCGCTTGCGGGCCTTCACGCCCGAGAGCACGCGGAACAGCACCGCCACGGCGACCGTGTCGAGCGCGAACACCACGACGAGCGACACCGCCCAGCCGGCGAACTGCACCAACGGGTTCGAGTCGGCGAAGCCGAGCAGGTCGGCGAGCAGGCCGACGCCGGCGGTCCCGAGGAACGTCACGCCCGCCGCGGCGACCAGCGCCCCGCCGATGCCGATCGCGAGAGCGAGGTTTCGCAGCAGCACCCAGACGAACAGCAGGTCGTCGGTCAGCTCGTCGGCGATCGCGCGCATCGCCGTGCGCAGCGATCCGATCGCGCCGATCGCCGCGCCGAGCAGACCGACGGTGGCGATGACGCCCGCGATCGTGAGCCCCGCGGGGGCGGTGATGTCGTCGAGCTTGATCAGCCCGTCCTCGCCGACGAGGCCGGGGATCACGCGGTTGACGGCGTCGATGAGCGCCTGCCAGGCGACCGGGTCGCCCGCGAGCCACAGCGCGGCGACGGAGAAACCCAGCAGCACACCGGCGAAGACGCTGAAGAGCGTGCGGTACGTGACACTGTCGGCGAGGACCGGGCCCCGGTGCTCGCTGTAGAGCAGGAAGGCCCGGACGGGCTTGCGCTCCAGGGCCCAGGCGATCGAGCGCGAGACGAACGTGGAGTCGGCCATGCCGCCACGATAGCGGCGGCCTTCCGCCTGCCGCGGGCACTTGACACCGCCTCACCCGCCCAGCAGGGCCGATCCGACGGCGACCACGGCGCCGCCCACCAGGAATGGACCGAACGGGATGCGGGTGCGCCGGTCCGCCCGCCGCAGCGCGATGAGCGTGAGCGCGAACAGGCCGCCGCTGAGCACGGCGACGACGGTCGCGATGACCGGCACCTCCCAGCCGTGCGCGCCCGTGACCAGCCCGAGGGCGCCGGCGAGCTTCACGTCTCCCCCGCCGAGGCCGCCGCCGCCCCGGTACAGCAGGTACGACGCCCCGAACACGACCGCCCCCGAAGCGGCGGCGCCGAGAAGCGGTGACACCGAGCCGTGCGCCATCGCGACGGCAGCGGCATAGGCGATACCGAGCGGATACAGCGGAAGGACGAGACGGTTCGGCAACCGATGATCCCGCAGGTCGATGACGACGAGCGCGACGCCGATCACGGCCATCGGCGCGAGCAGGAGCAGCGCCGCGGCGAGCCCCGGGCCGGTCACGCGTCGAGCACCTCGAGCCGCACGGCCACGATGCCGTCCGCGCCGATCCCCTCCGCCCGCCGCACCGCTTGCTTGAGCGGCAGCACGTAGACGCCGCGGCCGGCGTCCGGGAAGATCGAGGTGGTCCAGGTGGTCGCACCGATCGTCGCTGTGACGCGCACGGCCCCGAAGCCGCGCGGCATCCGGGGGATCTCGCGGATGTCGGCGCTGACCTCGTCGGGGACGGCGGCGAAGTACCAGTCCTGGGTCCGGGCCTCCCAGCGGAACACCTCGGCGTCGAATGCGAGCATCACCCGCTCAGCGTAGAGCGCGCCAGGCCGCCACGGCGCGGGGTCTCCACAGCGCAGCGACCCTAGGGCAGGATCATCACCGGCG
It contains:
- a CDS encoding YihY/virulence factor BrkB family protein — encoded protein: MADSTFVSRSIAWALERKPVRAFLLYSEHRGPVLADSVTYRTLFSVFAGVLLGFSVAALWLAGDPVAWQALIDAVNRVIPGLVGEDGLIKLDDITAPAGLTIAGVIATVGLLGAAIGAIGSLRTAMRAIADELTDDLLFVWVLLRNLALAIGIGGALVAAAGVTFLGTAGVGLLADLLGFADSNPLVQFAGWAVSLVVVFALDTVAVAVLFRVLSGVKARKRALWSGALLGGAGLTVLQQLSGLFVGGATSNPLLASFASLIALLLWLNLSSQVILIATAYIVTGAREQEDRVRARFGARTFLQRRVQRAEDAVSAAARELEKARELEAEERAGSKA
- a CDS encoding DUF1905 domain-containing protein, producing MLAFDAEVFRWEARTQDWYFAAVPDEVSADIREIPRMPRGFGAVRVTATIGATTWTTSIFPDAGRGVYVLPLKQAVRRAEGIGADGIVAVRLEVLDA
- a CDS encoding glutamine amidotransferase, with the translated sequence MKPFVLLATRAEDVPADEEYELFVRHAGLEPASLRRVRLEAGPMPAIDLDEISGIFVGGGPFNASDPWERKTAVQRRVEAEFAALLQRVVAADTPFLGACYGIGTVGAFLGASIDRRFGEPISVVDVELTAAGRADPLLEGLPTTFPAFVGHKEAISALPSRATLLASSAGCPVQMFRVGANVYATQFHPELDLEGITTRIHAYADHGYFAPDELDLTLSAVRRATVTHTGSILRTFVERYAR
- a CDS encoding copper resistance CopC family protein; this encodes MSTRTRSRRPRLLVILGLVLGLAGTAVAVPAVAHDELLASDPAADSEVAQLPDAVTLTYSGVLIDEPGVNAISVTDAAGTELADGSPVLDGTTVTQALTGDSQGPITVRWRVVSSDGHPVSGEFSFTAGDPAAAPTAPSETTSAETADEGLPPVFWIVVAVVVVAGVAALIVALVAASRRRTED
- the lpdA gene encoding dihydrolipoyl dehydrogenase, giving the protein MPHYNVVILGAGPGGYVAAVRAAQLGQSVAIIEEKYWGGVCLNVGCIPSKALLKNADLAHTFKHKADMFGISGDVHFDFGTAFDRSRKVAETHVKGIHFLMKKNKVTEYEGRGSFIDAKSIQVTKADGSQETVTFDNVIIATGSFVRLLPGVQLSDNVVTYEEQILTRDLPNSIVIVGAGAIGMEFAFVMSNYGVKVTIIEFLDRALPNEDVEVSKEIQRQYKKYGIDILTSTKVEQIEDSGDKVTVSYSANADGAKGQIEADKVLMSIGFAPRVEGFGLENTGVKLTERGAIDIDDHMRTNVEGIYAIGDVTAKLQLAHVAEAQGVVAAETIGGAETQTLGDYRNMPRATFCSPQVASFGLTEQQARDAGYDVKVAKFPFSANGKANGLGEPVGFVKLIADAEHLELLGGHLIGPDVSELLPELTLAQKWDLTALEAARNVHTHPTLSEGLQEAFHGLAGHMINL
- a CDS encoding response regulator, yielding MAIARLHGGPLDGQTLPLDDETSDRLILPYSETQVVYERAGAAENTGEGDGPTSSEFHFVEAEGDIDPSTDERDDRVTSDD
- a CDS encoding prepilin peptidase, which codes for MTGPGLAAALLLLAPMAVIGVALVVIDLRDHRLPNRLVLPLYPLGIAYAAAVAMAHGSVSPLLGAAASGAVVFGASYLLYRGGGGLGGGDVKLAGALGLVTGAHGWEVPVIATVVAVLSGGLFALTLIALRRADRRTRIPFGPFLVGGAVVAVGSALLGG
- a CDS encoding CYTH domain-containing protein, with the translated sequence MTTEPRSSLEVERKYDVDADTPVPDWAALPGVATVGEPEPRELDARYLDTPDGRLAEALTALRRRTGGPDEGWHIKRSTPEGKLETQWPLDDGGSDDALEVPGPVLEALAEISDPPFEVVARIRNSRTAYALRDADGGLIAEFVDDRVTAVDERTGRSSSWREWEIELGPAAPPRATDIAELFATADELVQSAGGRPAASESKLARALGL